One Paraburkholderia kururiensis DNA window includes the following coding sequences:
- the ehuB gene encoding ectoine/hydroxyectoine ABC transporter substrate-binding protein EhuB, translated as MNPKRHSRLPQAFSIACIAAAGLLMHVQHAAAETTLQRIQRTGEVRIGYANEAPFAYTTPDGKVTGESPEIARKIFAKLGVKKVDGVLTEWGSLIPGLRAGRFDVIAAGMYITPERCKQVAFADPQYQIQDTLLVLKGNPKKLHSYADVAKQSDVKLAVMAGAVELGNSRDAGVKDAQLLQVPDTTAQLQAVRARRADAAAGTALTMKGLASKDAAQVETVSDFTDDPKHTGYGALAFRPEDTDLRDAVNKQLHAWLGTPDHLQTVAPFGFDKSNLTTKTAAEICSGK; from the coding sequence ATGAACCCGAAGCGCCATTCCAGACTGCCCCAGGCTTTCAGCATCGCGTGTATCGCGGCGGCCGGCCTGCTCATGCACGTGCAGCACGCGGCGGCCGAAACCACGCTACAGCGCATTCAGCGCACCGGCGAGGTACGCATCGGCTACGCGAACGAAGCACCGTTTGCCTACACGACGCCCGACGGCAAGGTGACGGGCGAGTCGCCCGAAATCGCGCGCAAGATCTTCGCGAAGCTCGGCGTGAAAAAAGTGGATGGCGTGCTGACCGAATGGGGCTCGCTCATTCCGGGTCTGCGTGCGGGCCGCTTCGACGTGATTGCCGCCGGCATGTACATCACGCCGGAGCGCTGCAAGCAGGTTGCGTTCGCCGATCCGCAATACCAGATTCAGGACACGCTGCTCGTGCTGAAAGGCAATCCGAAGAAACTGCACAGCTACGCCGACGTGGCAAAGCAGTCTGACGTGAAGCTCGCGGTGATGGCGGGCGCCGTGGAACTGGGCAACTCGCGCGATGCTGGCGTGAAAGATGCTCAGTTGCTCCAGGTACCGGACACCACGGCGCAATTGCAGGCCGTGCGTGCGCGCCGCGCCGATGCAGCCGCAGGCACCGCGCTCACGATGAAGGGCCTCGCCTCGAAAGACGCGGCCCAGGTGGAAACCGTCTCCGACTTCACCGATGATCCGAAGCACACCGGTTATGGCGCGCTCGCCTTCCGGCCCGAAGACACGGATCTGCGCGACGCCGTGAACAAGCAGCTGCATGCATGGCTCGGCACGCCGGACCATCTGCAAACCGTCGCGCCGTTCGGCTTCGACAAGTCGAACCTCACGACGAAGACCGCCGCCGAAATCTGCAGCGGCAAGTAG
- the ehuC gene encoding ectoine/hydroxyectoine ABC transporter permease subunit EhuC, with protein sequence MRELFPLLMQGTLVTIGITIGATLLAIVMAFVGTAAKLAPWAPLRWAGNVYVEVFRGTSLLVQLFWFFFVLPLPPFRIELTPLTVAIVGLGLHYGAYGSEILRGALRSVSGGQFEAALALNLSPLTRMRRIVLPQAMINALPPATNLMIELLKGTSLVSLITLSDLTFRARQLDEATFKTAEIFGLTLVIYFVLAQCIATLMRYFERRVNHGIANSRPRSAARLDNGTVMSRFLQRVAR encoded by the coding sequence ATGCGTGAATTGTTCCCCCTGCTCATGCAGGGCACTCTGGTGACCATCGGCATTACGATCGGCGCGACGTTGCTCGCCATCGTCATGGCGTTCGTGGGCACCGCCGCCAAACTCGCGCCGTGGGCGCCGCTGCGATGGGCGGGCAACGTGTATGTCGAAGTGTTTCGCGGCACGTCGCTGCTCGTGCAGCTCTTCTGGTTCTTCTTCGTGTTGCCGCTGCCGCCGTTTCGTATCGAACTCACGCCGCTCACCGTGGCCATCGTGGGGCTCGGATTGCACTACGGCGCCTACGGCTCGGAAATTCTGCGCGGCGCGCTGCGCTCCGTGTCCGGCGGCCAGTTCGAAGCGGCACTCGCTCTGAACCTCTCGCCCTTGACGCGCATGCGCCGCATCGTGCTGCCGCAAGCCATGATCAATGCGCTGCCGCCCGCCACGAACCTCATGATCGAATTGCTCAAGGGCACGTCGCTCGTGTCGTTGATCACGCTCTCCGACCTCACGTTTCGCGCGCGCCAGCTCGATGAAGCCACGTTCAAGACCGCGGAGATTTTCGGGCTCACGCTCGTCATCTACTTCGTGCTGGCCCAGTGCATCGCGACGTTGATGCGCTACTTCGAACGACGCGTGAATCACGGCATCGCGAACAGCCGTCCCCGGTCCGCCGCCCGCCTCGACAACGGCACCGTCATGAGCCGCTTTCTGCAAAGAGTCGCCCGATGA
- the ehuD gene encoding ectoine/hydroxyectoine ABC transporter permease subunit EhuD: protein MNSFFDLHYAAQILPALLHASLYTILITLVGFAVALVLGLVFAILRRSAVRPVALTVGFVVEFIRSTPLLIQIYVLFYVLPVYGITMSALMAGTVGIALHYACYTSEVYRAGLNGVARGQWEACCALSLSPRRTYLGVILPQAIRPVVPALGNYLVAMFKDTPMLSAITVVELMQQAKNIGSETFRYLEPITLAGLFFLVISVTFAHLVRRLEFSLRLP, encoded by the coding sequence ATGAACAGCTTCTTCGACCTGCACTACGCCGCGCAGATTCTGCCGGCCCTGCTGCATGCCTCGCTCTACACGATCCTCATCACGCTGGTCGGTTTTGCCGTTGCGCTCGTGCTGGGCCTCGTGTTCGCGATTCTGAGGCGCAGCGCTGTCCGGCCGGTCGCGCTCACGGTGGGCTTCGTCGTCGAGTTCATTCGCAGCACGCCGCTCCTGATCCAGATTTACGTGCTCTTTTACGTGCTGCCCGTCTACGGCATCACGATGAGCGCGCTCATGGCGGGTACCGTGGGCATCGCGCTGCACTACGCGTGCTATACGTCGGAGGTCTATCGCGCGGGACTGAACGGCGTGGCGCGCGGCCAGTGGGAGGCGTGTTGCGCGCTGTCGCTTTCGCCGCGACGCACGTACCTCGGCGTGATCCTGCCGCAAGCCATTCGTCCCGTGGTGCCCGCGCTCGGCAACTATCTGGTCGCCATGTTCAAGGACACGCCCATGCTCTCGGCCATCACCGTCGTGGAACTGATGCAGCAGGCGAAGAACATCGGCTCCGAAACGTTCCGCTATCTGGAGCCCATCACGCTCGCGGGGCTGTTCTTCCTCGTGATCAGCGTGACGTTCGCCCACCTCGTGCGGCGGCTCGAATTCAGCCTGAGGTTGCCATGA
- the ehuA gene encoding ectoine/hydroxyectoine ABC transporter ATP-binding protein EhuA, with amino-acid sequence MKRDPAAAYTPAVDRNGDTPMVRFRNVTKRYGALTVLDGLDLEVGRNEKVAIIGPSGSGKSTLLRVLMTLDPLTDGMIEVDGEPLTHMVKNGALVPASLRHLRRVRSKIGMVFQSFNLFPHMTALANTIEAPMQVLGLSRKEATERAHELLCLVGLEDKCNHYPSQLSGGQQQRVAIARALAMRPKVMLFDEVTSALDPELCGEVLNVIRRLGSEHNLTMLMVTHQMGFAKEFADRVCFFSQGKIIEQGPPQQFFSAPEHERTKQFLRAVKEAM; translated from the coding sequence ATGAAACGTGACCCCGCCGCCGCGTACACGCCCGCCGTCGACCGCAACGGCGACACACCCATGGTGCGCTTTCGCAACGTGACGAAGCGCTATGGCGCGCTGACGGTGCTCGACGGACTGGACCTCGAAGTGGGCCGCAACGAAAAAGTCGCGATCATCGGGCCGAGCGGCTCCGGCAAATCGACGCTCTTGCGCGTGCTGATGACGCTCGACCCGCTCACGGACGGCATGATCGAAGTGGACGGCGAGCCGCTCACGCACATGGTGAAGAACGGCGCGCTCGTGCCCGCTTCGCTGCGCCACCTGCGCCGCGTGCGCAGCAAGATCGGCATGGTGTTTCAGAGCTTTAACCTCTTTCCGCACATGACGGCGCTCGCCAATACGATCGAAGCGCCCATGCAGGTGCTCGGTCTCTCGCGCAAGGAAGCCACGGAGCGTGCGCACGAGCTGCTCTGCCTCGTGGGCCTCGAAGACAAGTGCAATCATTACCCGTCGCAGCTGTCAGGCGGCCAGCAGCAGCGTGTGGCGATTGCGCGTGCGCTCGCCATGCGGCCCAAGGTGATGCTGTTCGACGAGGTGACGTCCGCGCTCGATCCGGAACTGTGCGGCGAAGTGCTCAACGTGATCCGCCGTCTTGGCAGCGAGCACAACCTCACGATGCTGATGGTCACGCACCAGATGGGCTTCGCCAAAGAGTTCGCGGACCGCGTGTGCTTTTTCTCGCAGGGCAAGATCATCGAGCAGGGACCGCCGCAGCAGTTCTTCTCGGCGCCCGAGCACGAACGCACGAAGCAGTTCCTGCGCGCGGTGAAGGAAGCGATGTAG
- a CDS encoding MFS transporter → MPLALGPFIVPLIVACAMFMENVDATVIVTSLPALARDLGHDPISLKLAITSYVIGLGVFIPICGWVADRFGSRTVFRVAIGIFMTGSLLCAAATSLSALVAARFVQGIGGAMMVPVGRIIIFRSVPKSEFIRAVNYLTVPALLGPVVGPPLGGFITTYLHWRLIFFVNIPIGLFGIWLANRHIANMHEEHPGPLDWIGFVLSAAGASLFMLGLSLVGGELASGNVAFVMTVTGALLLVLYWFYAQRAERPVLDLRFLRIPSFHASVVGGSLFRIGLGAVPFLLPLALQEGLGLTAFVSGSITCASAFGSIFMKTIATRVLAKFGFRKVLMVNAALAGAAIAAYGFFFPGTPHWLIWCVVLVGGVFPSLQFTSLNSLAYADIAGRDIGRATSVASVIQQISLGLGVTIAGIVLQISRDLQGHAHVVWSDFWPAFFAVALFSVASIPVTAKLPHGTGDEIARGVRGKVGKAA, encoded by the coding sequence ATGCCCCTTGCCCTCGGCCCCTTCATCGTTCCACTCATCGTCGCGTGCGCGATGTTCATGGAAAACGTGGACGCCACGGTCATCGTGACGTCGCTTCCGGCCCTCGCACGCGACCTCGGACACGACCCCATCTCGCTGAAACTCGCCATCACGAGCTACGTGATCGGCCTCGGCGTGTTCATTCCCATCTGCGGATGGGTGGCGGACCGGTTCGGCTCGCGCACCGTGTTTCGCGTAGCCATCGGCATCTTCATGACGGGCTCGCTGCTGTGCGCCGCGGCTACGTCGTTGTCCGCGCTCGTGGCGGCGCGCTTCGTGCAGGGCATTGGCGGCGCGATGATGGTGCCGGTGGGGCGCATCATCATCTTCCGCTCGGTGCCGAAGTCCGAGTTCATTCGCGCCGTCAATTACCTGACGGTGCCCGCGCTGCTGGGGCCCGTGGTGGGGCCGCCGCTGGGCGGTTTCATCACCACCTATCTGCACTGGCGCCTCATCTTCTTCGTCAACATTCCCATCGGTCTCTTCGGCATCTGGCTCGCGAATCGCCATATCGCCAACATGCACGAGGAGCATCCCGGTCCGCTGGACTGGATCGGCTTCGTGCTTTCTGCTGCGGGCGCGTCGCTCTTCATGCTGGGGCTGTCGCTCGTGGGCGGCGAACTGGCGTCGGGCAACGTGGCGTTCGTGATGACCGTGACGGGTGCGTTGTTGCTCGTGCTCTACTGGTTCTACGCGCAGCGTGCCGAGCGGCCGGTGCTCGATCTGCGGTTTCTGCGCATTCCGAGCTTTCATGCGAGCGTGGTGGGCGGGTCGCTGTTTCGCATCGGGCTGGGCGCCGTGCCGTTCCTGCTGCCGCTCGCGCTCCAGGAAGGTCTTGGCCTGACGGCGTTCGTGTCGGGCTCCATCACGTGCGCATCGGCGTTCGGCTCCATCTTCATGAAGACCATCGCGACACGCGTGCTCGCGAAGTTCGGCTTCCGCAAGGTGTTGATGGTGAACGCCGCGCTCGCGGGCGCGGCGATTGCCGCATACGGATTCTTCTTTCCCGGCACGCCGCATTGGCTGATCTGGTGCGTGGTGCTGGTGGGCGGCGTGTTCCCTTCGCTGCAATTCACGAGCCTCAATTCGCTTGCCTATGCGGACATCGCGGGCCGCGACATCGGCCGCGCCACGAGTGTGGCGAGCGTGATCCAGCAGATTTCGCTGGGCCTCGGCGTGACCATCGCGGGCATCGTGCTGCAGATTTCGCGCGACCTGCAAGGCCACGCCCACGTGGTCTGGTCGGACTTCTGGCCCGCGTTTTTCGCGGTCGCGCTGTTTTCGGTGGCGTCCATTCCCGTCACCGCGAAGCTGCCGCACGGCACCGGCGACGAGATTGCGCGCGGCGTCAGAGGGAAGGTCGGCAAGGCGGCGTAG